A genome region from Myroides fluvii includes the following:
- a CDS encoding ABC transporter ATP-binding protein, translating into MIRATNIRKSYGQLEVLKGVDIHIKEKEIISIVGASGAGKTTLLQILGTLDKPTIQPTSSLIINNTDVLQLNDKAISTFRNLNLGFIFQFHQLLPEFTALENVCIPAFIAGKDKRETEQDAKKLLDYLGVSHRSQHFPSELSGGEQQRVAVARALINKPKVIFADEPSGNLDTKTAENLHNLFFQLREEFGQTFVIVTHNEELADMADRKLIMTDGFITND; encoded by the coding sequence ATGATACGAGCAACGAATATTAGAAAATCATATGGCCAGTTAGAAGTTTTAAAGGGAGTTGATATTCACATCAAAGAAAAAGAGATTATTTCTATTGTGGGTGCATCTGGAGCTGGAAAAACAACTTTACTTCAAATTTTAGGTACATTAGATAAACCTACTATTCAGCCTACGAGTTCGCTTATAATCAACAACACAGATGTTTTACAGTTGAATGACAAAGCAATCTCTACCTTTAGAAATCTAAATTTGGGATTTATCTTTCAATTTCACCAGCTCCTTCCCGAGTTTACTGCCTTAGAAAATGTTTGTATTCCCGCATTTATAGCTGGTAAAGACAAAAGAGAAACAGAACAAGATGCTAAGAAATTATTGGATTATTTAGGTGTTTCTCATCGTTCACAACATTTTCCCTCAGAGCTCTCGGGTGGAGAACAACAACGCGTTGCTGTTGCACGAGCTTTAATCAATAAACCCAAGGTTATCTTTGCCGATGAACCTTCGGGAAACTTAGACACTAAAACAGCGGAAAACCTGCATAATCTCTTCTTTCAATTGAGAGAAGAATTCGGACAAACCTTTGTTATTGTTACACATAATGAGGAATTGGCAGATATGGCGGATCGAAAACTTATCATGACGGATGGATTCATTACCAACGACTAA